In Citrus sinensis cultivar Valencia sweet orange chromosome 2, DVS_A1.0, whole genome shotgun sequence, a single genomic region encodes these proteins:
- the LOC102626361 gene encoding stemmadenine O-acetyltransferase-like: MAETVMKVDVIARETIKPSSPTPKALEDFKLCLMDQTAPAMFTALLFFYPAANDADHDTENKIAEKLRHLKSSLSKMLTQLYPLAGIIKDHITIECNDEGAEFVEARVSCRLCDILKQPDSVLLGNFLPVEIESTAAQSGRLLFVQANLFTCGGLAIGVCISHKIADAATLGTFINSWATAAAAADPHHHHHHHHHHHRPTHESPASPLFMASSLFPPLDTQIPTTRLIPDKYATKRYVFNTSNLAALKAKAASASVQQPTRVESVTALMWKCMINVTRSNKGLKELSLVSHSVDLRKRVVPPLPENTIGNIVGMFFSAQPVAAEEEIDLPGLVWALRKAKKEFDKNALEMINVEKRTWLKMCGVVDLFARRNDVDYCAYTSWCRFPLYEADFGWGKPVWVTLPHTMLKNVVYLLDTKDGEGIEALVSLTKEDMAEFERQEMLLQFADVNPSVLDEAHDESH, from the coding sequence atggctGAGACAGTAATGAAGGTTGACGTCATAGCTAGAGAAACCATCAAACCATCTTCTCCAACTCCAAAAGCCTTAGAAGATTTCAAGCTCTGTCTCATGGACCAGACTGCTCCCGCAATGTTCACAGCATTGCTTTTTTTCTACCCTGCCGCAAATGATGCTGATCATGACACCGAGAATAAAATTGCTGAAAAATTGCGGCATCTTAAATCATCCTTATCCAAAATGCTCACTCAACTTTACCCACTTGCTGGAATAATCAAAGATCATATTACCATCGAGTGTAATGACGAAGGAGCTGAGTTTGTCGAAGCTCGAGTCAGCTGCCGTTTGTGTGACATTCTCAAGCAGCCTGATTCTGTACTCCTCGGGAATTTTCTTCCCGTTGAGATTGAATCCACCGCAGCTCAATCTGGTCGGTTACTGTTTGTTCAGGCCAACCTTTTCACCTGTGGCGGGTTGGCCATTGGTGTTTGCATTTCGCACAAGATTGCAGACGCTGCCACGCTCGGCACATTCATCAACAGCTGGGCCACTGCAGCCGCCGCTGCTGATCcccatcaccatcatcatcatcatcatcatcatcatcgccCCACTCATGAATCTCCCGCCTCTCCTTTATTCATGGCATCCTCTCTTTTCCCTCCATTAGACACACAAATCCCCACGACGAGGCTGATTCCTGACAAGTATGCTACAAAGCGGTATGTGTTCAACACCTCAAACCTGGCCGCCCTCAAGGCCAAAGCAGCCAGCGCAAGCGTGCAGCAACCAACACGTGTGGAATCAGTGACTGCACTGATGTGGAAGTGCATGATAAACGTTACAAGATCAAACAAAGGGTTAAAAGAGCTGTCACTGGTGAGCCACTCCGTCGATTTACGCAAAAGGGTAGTGCCGCCGTTGCCGGAAAACACCATTGGGAACATTGTGGGGATGTTCTTTTCGGCGCAGCCGGTGGCGGCAGAGGAGGAAATAGACTTGCCGGGCCTGGTGTGGGCACTGAGGAAAGCGAAAAAGGAATTCGACAAAAATGCCCTGGAGATGATAAACGTGGAGAAAAGGACGTGGCTGAAAATGTGTGGGGTTGTGGATTTATTTGCGAGAAGGAATGATGTAGATTATTGTGCTTATACGAGTTGGTGTAGGTTTCCGCTTTATGAGGCTGATTTCGGATGGGGAAAGCCGGTTTGGGTGACTCTTCCGCATACAATGCTGAAGAATGTGGTTTATTTGTTGGACACTAAAGACGGTGAAGGAATTGAAGCGTTGGTGAGTTTGACCAAAGAAGACATGGCCGAATTTGAACGTCAGGAAATGTTGCTTCAATTTGCTGATGTTAATCCAAGTGTCTTGGACGAAGCCCACGATGAGTCACACTGA